The DNA segment GCCGAAGATGCCGGTCGCACGGCGCTCCTCCGTCAGGAGCGCCAACCCGTGGGCCTTCGCCTCCCGGGCCGAGTGGGGCAGAAAGGCCTGCCCGTCCTTCGTCACCGAGCCCGATGCGATCTCGCGAAGTCCGAAAAGCGCCTCCACGAACTCCGTCCTCTGGGCGCCGACGAGACCGCCGACCCCCAGGATCTCGCCGCGGCGCAGGTCGAAGGAGACGTTCTGAAAGGAATGGGGCAGCGGAGAGCTGAGTTCCCGGACGCTGAGGATGACCTCCTCGGACGGCGTCCCCGGCCGCTCGGGAAAGCGGTGGGTCATGTCCCGGCCCACCATGCGCTTGATGATGTCGTCGATCGTCAGGCCCATGGCCGACCACGTCCCGATGTAGCGGCCGTCCCGCATGATGGAGACCTCGTCGGAGATGCGCAGGATCTCCTCCATCTTGTGCGAGATGTAGATGATGGCGATGTCCTCCTTGCGGAGCCGCTCGATGATCCTGAAGAGGTGGTCGGTCTCCTTGTCGGTGAGGGAGGAGGTGGGCTCGTCCATGATGATGATCCGGGCGTTGCTGCTGACGGCCCGGGCGATCTCCATCATCTGGAGCTTCGCGGCCGACAGCGAGCCCGCCGGGGCCGCCGACGACGCCGAGCCGGGACGGAAAACGGCCCAGCCAGACGTTCTCCATGACGGGCCGGAAACGGATGGGGTGGAGCTCCTGATGGATCATGGAGATCCCCTCGTCCATGATGATGATCCGGGCGTTGCTGCTGACGGCCCGGGCGATCTCCATCATCTGGAGCTTCGCGGCCGACAGCGAGCCCGCCGGGGCCGCCG comes from the Fretibacterium sp. OH1220_COT-178 genome and includes:
- a CDS encoding sugar ABC transporter ATP-binding protein, producing the protein MMEIARAVSSNARIIIMDEPTSSLTDKETDHLFRIIERLRKEDIAIIYISHKMEEILRISDEVSIMRDGRYIGTWSAMGLTIDDIIKRMVGRDMTHRFPERPGTPSEEVILSVRELSSPLPHSFQNVSFDLRRGEILGVGGLVGAQRTEFVEALFGLREIASGSVTKDGQAFLPHSAREAKAHGLALLTEERRATGIFGILPVLENAVVANQSEYAHVGVLSERRRTDAARASCRELNVKTPSLATLIQDLSGGNQQKVLIARWLLTNSDILILDEPTRGIDVGAKFEIYTIMLSQIAEGKSIIMISSEMPELMGMSDRIMVMCEGRVTGMLDRDRFDQVEIMRLATQFSK